The Pseudomonas azotoformans genome has a segment encoding these proteins:
- a CDS encoding serine hydrolase domain-containing protein produces the protein MLRTLRGLPLLGCLLGSIGCHGQSPAPPSIPKGDYSAIIRYLQTRIPRDMAQDNIPGLSIALVNGQELIWARGFGMADKAKGLPVTPNTAFRAGAISKLLTASAALQLVEQQRLALDAPIQQTLREFYVRSRFHVDQHAADRDITLRRLLSHQSGLPSEHLRDLRNSYAMGQMPMRLSGVWLSTPPGTQVAYSNLGYALVGAAIERSSGKEFEAQLQHSLLKPLEMDHASFVGTAAQIGYRAQGYQEGVASTDAQLRDIAAGGLWASPRDLSHYVQMLFAEGLYKGNRVMASRSIDEMFTQQNTGNALDFDCQIGLAWFLAPCGDEPIGPGVRTYQHSGGGDDFAAQLTLLPDHQLAVIIMANDSNAEDLVATLATDALRLMLQAQTGEQVCSDDCQAPRHGLKLRQVPAAIDRQRLAGFYATAWGVFRIKDDDQRLRGELAGFNFELLRDDQGWLRAQKKLFGFWLKDLGELGQVQLDVITVQGRQMLTARSHGQRIPIGERIDPPPLPLAWADTVGTYQVLNTHEPDAPLSGISVRLEEGFLVIRGQLHDEPLTDYILLPVDNAHAVLAGNGYGLGDTVSRQINGLSASGYSFKRTHPPLSF, from the coding sequence ATGCTTCGCACATTGCGCGGTCTTCCGTTGCTCGGTTGCCTGTTGGGCAGTATTGGCTGCCACGGGCAGTCACCTGCCCCGCCGTCAATTCCGAAGGGCGACTACAGCGCGATCATCCGTTACCTGCAAACCCGGATCCCGCGGGACATGGCCCAGGACAACATTCCGGGCCTGTCGATTGCGCTGGTCAACGGCCAGGAGTTGATCTGGGCTCGCGGATTCGGCATGGCCGACAAAGCCAAGGGCTTGCCGGTGACGCCAAACACCGCCTTTCGGGCCGGCGCAATCTCCAAGCTGCTCACCGCCAGCGCGGCCCTGCAACTGGTTGAACAACAGCGACTGGCACTGGACGCACCGATCCAGCAAACCCTGCGCGAATTCTATGTGCGCTCGCGCTTCCACGTCGACCAACACGCCGCAGACCGCGACATCACCTTGCGTCGCCTGCTCAGCCATCAGTCCGGCTTGCCCAGTGAACACCTGCGTGACCTGCGCAACAGCTACGCCATGGGGCAGATGCCAATGCGCCTGTCCGGCGTCTGGCTGAGCACCCCACCCGGCACACAAGTGGCCTACTCCAACCTGGGTTATGCGCTGGTGGGTGCGGCCATCGAGCGCAGCAGCGGCAAGGAGTTTGAAGCCCAATTGCAACATAGCCTGCTCAAACCGCTGGAGATGGACCATGCGAGCTTTGTCGGGACCGCCGCGCAAATCGGCTATCGCGCCCAGGGCTACCAGGAAGGCGTCGCCAGTACCGATGCGCAACTGCGTGACATCGCCGCCGGCGGCTTGTGGGCCAGCCCCAGGGACCTCAGCCATTACGTGCAGATGCTGTTTGCCGAAGGCCTCTACAAGGGCAATCGGGTGATGGCCAGCCGCTCCATCGATGAAATGTTCACCCAGCAAAACACCGGCAATGCCCTGGACTTCGATTGCCAGATCGGCCTGGCGTGGTTTCTGGCCCCCTGCGGTGACGAGCCGATCGGCCCAGGGGTGCGCACCTATCAGCACAGTGGGGGTGGCGATGATTTCGCCGCACAGTTGACCCTGCTGCCGGACCATCAATTGGCCGTAATCATCATGGCCAACGACAGCAATGCCGAAGACCTGGTCGCCACACTAGCCACGGATGCCTTGCGCCTGATGCTTCAGGCGCAAACCGGCGAACAGGTATGCAGCGATGACTGCCAGGCACCCCGTCATGGGCTCAAGCTGCGCCAGGTGCCGGCCGCCATCGACCGTCAGCGCCTGGCCGGGTTCTACGCCACCGCCTGGGGCGTGTTCCGCATCAAAGATGATGACCAGAGGCTGCGCGGCGAACTCGCCGGCTTCAACTTCGAACTGTTGCGTGACGATCAAGGCTGGCTGCGCGCCCAGAAGAAACTCTTCGGTTTCTGGCTCAAGGACCTCGGCGAACTGGGCCAGGTACAACTCGACGTCATCACCGTGCAAGGCCGGCAGATGCTCACGGCGCGCAGTCATGGCCAGCGCATCCCCATCGGCGAACGCATCGACCCGCCGCCACTGCCCTTGGCTTGGGCCGACACCGTCGGCACCTACCAAGTACTCAACACCCATGAACCCGATGCGCCATTGAGCGGCATCAGCGTGCGCCTCGAAGAAGGCTTCCTGGTGATTCGCGGCCAACTGCACGACGAGCCACTGACCGACTACATCCTGCTGCCGGTGGACAACGCCCATGCCGTACTCGCCGGGAACGGCTATGGCCTGGGTGACACCGTCAGCCGCCAGATCAATGGCCTGAGCGCTTCGGGCTACTCCTTCAAACGTACCCATCCACCCTTGAGTTTCTAA
- a CDS encoding MipA/OmpV family protein encodes MNPKNLCLSLTSLCLLAGANSVLAEDWTYSLKAGVANLPRYSGSDERMTAPVFGGAIVSPWGIFLDTDKGLGWGYEGNALSFSAYVGASGSRKDKNESMHLGSKRLKGMGEIKSRPQLGVSASYNLGGMIVGATLEHALKEDDHKDSGKAFTHLELSLGTNLYEGRFGSVDASLSSHFGDRDYLQTWYGVTTDQAARSRFKAYKAGAGNISNGMNLVWSLPISEHTQFSTLLDVQYLADEAGKSPIVERRLQTSVMGVLEYSF; translated from the coding sequence ATGAACCCAAAAAATCTGTGCCTGTCCCTGACCTCACTGTGTTTGCTCGCGGGCGCCAACAGCGTGCTGGCTGAGGACTGGACCTACAGCCTCAAGGCCGGCGTGGCCAACCTGCCCCGCTACAGCGGCAGCGACGAACGCATGACCGCCCCAGTATTCGGCGGCGCCATCGTCAGCCCCTGGGGGATTTTCCTCGACACTGACAAGGGCCTGGGCTGGGGCTACGAAGGCAATGCCTTGAGCTTCAGTGCTTATGTCGGCGCCAGTGGATCACGCAAAGACAAAAACGAATCCATGCACCTGGGCTCCAAACGCCTGAAAGGCATGGGCGAAATCAAGTCACGCCCGCAGTTGGGTGTGAGTGCCAGCTACAACCTGGGCGGCATGATTGTCGGCGCCACGCTGGAACATGCCCTCAAGGAAGATGACCACAAGGACAGCGGCAAAGCATTCACCCACCTGGAACTGAGCCTGGGCACCAACCTGTATGAAGGTCGTTTCGGCTCTGTCGACGCCAGCCTCAGCAGCCATTTCGGTGACCGTGACTACCTGCAGACCTGGTACGGCGTGACCACCGACCAAGCGGCCCGCAGCCGTTTCAAAGCCTACAAGGCGGGTGCGGGCAATATCAGCAATGGTATGAACCTGGTATGGAGCCTGCCGATCAGCGAGCACACCCAGTTCTCGACCTTGCTGGATGTGCAGTACCTGGCGGATGAAGCGGGGAAAAGTCCGATTGTGGAGCGGCGGTTGCAAACATCGGTAATGGGCGTGCTGGAATACAGCTTCTGA
- a CDS encoding ATP-binding protein, whose product MLRLYIRLYIILALGLAGAIWLVNYTFDELLPEANETYNREALRGPAYGLVEQLRPLLGDARQARLSELQPHYGLHLKLVQRDELALDQREQQLLAAGQLVVRGDFMEFIANIDGGPQLLNIKLPDEPKWLYLWAYSLLGLSLAIVLYFWVRPHWRDLEHIRLAAQRFGDNDLSSRILLPRRSTVRSLAGHFNHMAERIESLIANQRELTNAVSHELRTPIARLSFELDQLKQQADPRQRGELIADMYADLGELEEMVSELLTYASLERGATQVTRESIEAHSWLDSVIGSVALEAEAAGIQLSLRTCEVDYIQIEPRFMARAVINLLRNAIRYAERRVEVSLVKFGSGYEVRVCDDGPGVPEEGRSKIFQPFMRLDASRDRRTGGFGLGLALVQRVSQWHGGQVQVLDSEWGGASFRMTWAYAE is encoded by the coding sequence ATGCTGCGGCTCTATATTCGCCTGTACATCATCCTGGCGCTGGGGCTGGCGGGGGCGATCTGGCTGGTCAACTACACCTTTGATGAGCTGCTGCCCGAAGCCAATGAAACCTATAACCGCGAAGCCCTGCGCGGCCCGGCGTATGGTTTGGTCGAGCAGTTGCGGCCCTTGCTCGGTGACGCCCGTCAGGCGCGCCTGAGCGAGCTGCAACCGCATTACGGCCTGCACCTCAAACTGGTGCAGCGCGATGAGTTGGCGCTGGACCAGCGTGAGCAACAGTTGCTGGCGGCCGGCCAGTTGGTGGTGCGGGGCGACTTCATGGAGTTCATCGCCAATATCGATGGCGGCCCGCAGTTGCTCAATATCAAGCTGCCCGACGAGCCGAAATGGCTGTACTTGTGGGCCTACAGCCTGCTGGGCTTGAGCCTGGCGATCGTGCTGTATTTCTGGGTGCGCCCGCATTGGCGCGACCTGGAGCACATCCGCCTGGCCGCCCAACGTTTCGGGGATAACGATCTCAGTTCACGCATTCTGCTGCCACGCCGTTCCACCGTGCGTTCGCTGGCCGGGCACTTCAACCATATGGCCGAGCGCATCGAAAGCCTGATCGCCAACCAGCGCGAACTCACCAACGCTGTGTCCCACGAATTGCGCACGCCGATTGCGCGCCTGTCGTTCGAACTTGACCAGCTCAAGCAACAGGCCGATCCACGCCAGCGTGGCGAATTGATCGCGGACATGTATGCCGACCTGGGCGAGCTGGAAGAAATGGTGTCCGAGTTGCTCACCTACGCCAGCCTGGAACGCGGTGCCACCCAGGTCACCCGCGAAAGCATCGAGGCCCACAGTTGGCTCGACAGTGTGATCGGCAGCGTGGCCCTGGAGGCTGAAGCAGCGGGCATCCAACTGTCGTTGCGTACATGCGAGGTGGACTATATCCAGATTGAGCCGCGCTTCATGGCGCGTGCGGTGATCAACCTGTTGCGCAACGCCATCCGTTACGCGGAGCGTCGTGTGGAAGTGTCGCTGGTCAAGTTTGGCAGCGGCTATGAGGTGCGGGTGTGTGACGACGGCCCTGGCGTACCGGAAGAAGGTCGCTCCAAAATCTTCCAACCTTTCATGCGCCTGGACGCCAGTCGCGACCGCCGCACCGGCGGCTTTGGCCTGGGCCTGGCGCTGGTGCAGCGGGTGTCGCAGTGGCATGGCGGCCAGGTGCAGGTGCTGGATTCGGAGTGGGGCGGGGCCTCATTCCGAATGACCTGGGCGTATGCCGAGTAA
- a CDS encoding winged helix-turn-helix domain-containing protein: MENLGLGKVLLVEDDEKLAGLIAHFLAQHGFEVRVEHRGDEALAAFLEFKPKIVVLDLMLPGQSGLHVCRGIRTVSDTPIVILTAKEDDLDHILGLESGADDYVIKPIKPPVLLARLRALQRRQAPEPTVRGSLAFGRLAIDRSCRVVSLGDDKIDLTTMEFELLWLLASNSGTILSRDDILNRMRGIAFDGLNRSVDVYISKLRGKLNDNPREPVCIKTIWGKGYLFNPFAWEA; the protein is encoded by the coding sequence ATGGAAAACCTGGGGCTGGGCAAGGTCTTGCTCGTTGAAGACGACGAAAAACTGGCAGGGCTGATCGCGCACTTTCTCGCGCAGCATGGCTTTGAGGTGCGCGTGGAGCACCGGGGCGACGAGGCCCTGGCCGCGTTCCTGGAGTTCAAGCCGAAGATCGTCGTACTCGACCTGATGCTGCCCGGCCAGAGCGGGCTGCATGTGTGTCGCGGGATTCGCACGGTGTCCGACACGCCGATCGTGATCCTCACGGCCAAGGAAGATGACCTGGACCACATCCTTGGCCTGGAGTCCGGTGCCGACGATTACGTGATCAAGCCGATCAAGCCCCCTGTGTTGCTGGCACGCTTGCGTGCGTTGCAACGACGCCAGGCGCCGGAGCCGACTGTGCGCGGGTCGCTGGCTTTCGGGCGGCTGGCCATCGATCGCAGTTGCCGGGTGGTCAGCCTGGGGGACGACAAGATCGACCTCACCACGATGGAGTTCGAACTGTTGTGGTTGTTGGCCAGTAACTCGGGGACGATCCTGTCCCGCGATGACATCCTCAACCGCATGCGTGGCATTGCGTTCGACGGCCTCAACCGCAGTGTCGATGTGTACATCAGCAAACTGCGCGGCAAGCTCAACGATAACCCGCGCGAACCGGTGTGCATCAAGACCATCTGGGGCAAGGGCTATCTGTTCAATCCGTTCGCGTGGGAGGCCTAG
- a CDS encoding MFS transporter, producing MRKDYLAFFVSLFLSRLADQILLFIVPLIVFQTTQSVAWAGMAFFIESLPRYLAFPVCGAVCDKFAPVRILHISQVYRALACVTAVVLYGVFDGIVWIVLLSALCGVLTTQGIMAREVLMPHVFPHYSYAKTLSYSQIADQSGLVLGPLVAALMLDVWAWHWVVLGVAGLFLLADLAMRLWQRSSTVSLETFEQHRDIWLRPLKIAFGHIRRLPELKRIITLAVGVNLIVGVTLATSAAMVTGQFAQDKDAYALLQAAGALVTIGILFYLARAGLPLKVLGGLSYSMIAVGAVIMAVSPGVWLYAVGFLLVTGFDKMFNVYLRSTRQRVIPVQDFGKTVGVITLLNNLPQPLAGLAIALLAAPLGTQSVILLLAGITALIGVAVASGWHATVKAELDIG from the coding sequence ATGCGCAAGGATTACCTGGCGTTCTTTGTTTCGCTGTTCCTGTCGCGGCTGGCGGACCAGATTCTACTGTTTATCGTGCCCTTGATCGTGTTCCAGACCACCCAGAGCGTGGCCTGGGCCGGGATGGCGTTTTTTATCGAGTCGCTGCCGCGTTATCTCGCGTTCCCGGTGTGTGGCGCAGTGTGCGACAAGTTCGCGCCGGTGCGCATCCTGCATATCAGCCAGGTTTACCGGGCATTGGCCTGTGTGACGGCCGTGGTTTTGTACGGGGTATTCGACGGCATCGTCTGGATCGTACTGCTCTCGGCGCTCTGCGGCGTGCTGACTACCCAGGGCATCATGGCACGGGAAGTGCTGATGCCCCATGTCTTCCCCCACTACAGCTACGCCAAGACGCTGTCCTATTCGCAGATCGCCGACCAGAGCGGGCTGGTGCTCGGGCCGCTGGTGGCGGCGCTGATGCTGGATGTGTGGGCCTGGCACTGGGTCGTCCTCGGGGTGGCCGGGCTGTTCTTGTTGGCCGACCTGGCGATGCGGCTGTGGCAACGCTCCAGCACCGTCAGCCTGGAAACCTTCGAACAGCACCGGGATATCTGGCTGCGGCCATTGAAGATTGCCTTCGGGCATATCCGCCGACTGCCGGAACTGAAGCGGATCATCACCCTGGCCGTGGGCGTGAACCTGATCGTTGGCGTCACGCTGGCCACGTCTGCGGCGATGGTGACGGGCCAATTTGCACAGGATAAGGACGCCTACGCCCTGCTGCAGGCAGCCGGCGCCTTGGTGACCATCGGGATTCTGTTTTACCTGGCGCGGGCCGGGCTGCCGCTGAAGGTGCTAGGCGGCTTGTCGTATTCGATGATTGCGGTCGGTGCGGTGATCATGGCGGTCAGCCCCGGCGTGTGGCTGTACGCCGTGGGTTTCCTGCTGGTCACCGGTTTCGACAAGATGTTCAACGTCTACCTGCGCAGCACCCGTCAGCGGGTGATTCCCGTGCAGGACTTCGGCAAGACCGTAGGTGTGATCACCTTACTCAACAACCTGCCGCAACCCTTGGCGGGCCTTGCAATTGCGCTGTTGGCGGCACCGCTGGGCACGCAGTCGGTGATCCTGTTGCTGGCCGGGATCACCGCGCTGATCGGCGTGGCCGTGGCCTCAGGCTGGCACGCCACTGTGAAAGCGGAACTCGATATCGGGTGA
- a CDS encoding tRNA-(ms[2]io[6]A)-hydroxylase, whose amino-acid sequence MNLPEIHEFLGCRTPDAWVQAALADQDTLLIDHKNCEFKAASTALSLIAKYYSHVDLINMMSRLAREELVHHEQVMRLMKKRKVELRQLNAGRYASGLRKVVRTHEPVKLVDTLVVGAFIEARSCERFEALVPHLDEELGKFYFGLLKSEARHFQGYLKLAYQYGDAKDVAQVIERVRAAEQELIESPDIEFRFHSGVPA is encoded by the coding sequence ATGAACCTGCCCGAAATCCACGAATTCCTCGGTTGCCGCACCCCTGACGCCTGGGTCCAGGCCGCGCTGGCCGATCAGGACACCCTGCTGATCGACCACAAGAACTGCGAATTCAAAGCCGCCAGCACCGCCCTTAGCCTGATTGCCAAGTACTACAGCCATGTGGACCTGATCAACATGATGTCGCGCCTGGCCCGTGAAGAGCTGGTGCACCACGAACAAGTCATGCGCTTGATGAAAAAACGCAAGGTCGAGTTGCGCCAACTGAATGCTGGTCGCTACGCCTCGGGTTTGCGCAAAGTAGTGCGCACCCATGAACCGGTCAAGCTGGTGGACACGCTGGTGGTGGGCGCGTTTATCGAAGCACGCAGTTGCGAGCGTTTCGAAGCATTGGTGCCGCATTTGGACGAAGAACTCGGGAAGTTCTACTTCGGTTTACTGAAAAGCGAAGCGCGGCACTTCCAGGGTTACCTCAAGCTGGCCTACCAGTACGGCGACGCCAAAGACGTCGCCCAGGTGATCGAGCGGGTGAGGGCGGCCGAGCAGGAACTGATCGAGTCACCCGATATCGAGTTCCGCTTTCACAGTGGCGTGCCAGCCTGA
- a CDS encoding universal stress protein: protein MQAIRSILVIIEPEHSESLALKRAKLIAGVTGAHLHLLVCDKKHEHSALLALLKAGLQEDGYSVSTEQAWNASLHETIIDVQQAEGCGLVIKQHFPVSPLKKALLTPADWKLLRYCPTAVLLVKTATPWAGGVILAAIDVGNTDGEHRSLHNSIIDHGFDIAHLAKAQLHVISAHPSPMLSAADPTFQLKETIEARYREQCRAFQAEFDVDDKHLHIEEGPADVLIPHLAHKLQAAVTIIGTVGRTGISGALIGNTAEVVLDTLESDVLVLKPEEVMDRLVEQATKA, encoded by the coding sequence ATGCAAGCCATCCGCAGCATCCTGGTGATCATCGAACCCGAGCATTCGGAAAGCCTGGCCCTCAAGCGTGCCAAGCTGATTGCCGGGGTCACCGGCGCGCACCTGCATTTGCTGGTCTGCGACAAAAAGCATGAGCACTCGGCGCTGCTGGCGCTGCTCAAGGCCGGTTTGCAAGAGGACGGCTACAGCGTCAGCACCGAGCAGGCGTGGAATGCCAGCCTGCATGAAACCATTATCGACGTGCAGCAGGCCGAAGGCTGTGGGCTGGTGATCAAGCAGCATTTCCCGGTCAGTCCATTGAAAAAGGCGCTGTTGACGCCTGCGGACTGGAAGTTGCTGCGTTATTGCCCGACGGCGGTATTGCTGGTCAAGACCGCTACGCCGTGGGCTGGCGGGGTGATCCTGGCGGCGATCGATGTGGGCAATACCGACGGTGAGCACCGCTCATTGCACAATTCGATCATTGACCATGGCTTTGATATCGCCCACCTGGCCAAGGCGCAGTTGCATGTGATCAGCGCCCATCCGTCGCCGATGCTGTCGGCGGCGGACCCGACCTTTCAGCTCAAGGAAACCATCGAGGCGCGTTATCGCGAGCAATGCAGGGCGTTTCAGGCGGAGTTCGACGTGGACGACAAACACCTGCATATCGAGGAAGGACCGGCGGACGTGTTGATACCGCATCTCGCCCACAAGCTACAGGCGGCGGTCACGATCATCGGCACCGTGGGTCGCACGGGTATTTCCGGGGCACTGATCGGCAACACCGCAGAGGTCGTGCTGGATACGCTGGAAAGCGATGTGCTGGTGCTCAAGCCAGAAGAAGTGATGGACCGTCTGGTGGAACAGGCCACCAAAGCCTGA
- a CDS encoding DUF1289 domain-containing protein: protein MSNQTIKTPCVGLCSTVYGDLVCRGCKRFHHEVIQWNGYGEEEKRAVWLRLEQLLVQVMAGKLEVFDPKTLRGQLEQRKIRFVPHQSEYCWAYQLIARGARVINNLEAYGMVLLPEFRDWPLPDLRDAIDREFFILSEAHYQRYIAPGFLKDAFGA from the coding sequence ATGTCCAACCAAACTATCAAGACCCCTTGCGTCGGCCTGTGCTCCACGGTCTACGGCGATCTCGTGTGCCGTGGCTGCAAGCGCTTCCACCACGAAGTGATCCAGTGGAACGGCTACGGCGAAGAGGAAAAACGTGCGGTCTGGCTGCGCTTGGAGCAGCTGCTGGTGCAGGTGATGGCCGGCAAACTGGAGGTTTTTGACCCCAAGACCCTGCGCGGCCAACTGGAACAGCGCAAGATCCGCTTCGTGCCGCACCAGTCCGAATACTGCTGGGCCTACCAGTTGATCGCCCGCGGGGCTCGGGTGATCAATAATCTGGAGGCCTATGGCATGGTGCTGTTGCCCGAGTTTCGCGATTGGCCCTTGCCGGACCTGCGCGATGCCATTGATCGGGAGTTCTTTATCCTCTCCGAAGCCCACTACCAGCGCTATATCGCGCCGGGGTTTCTCAAGGATGCGTTTGGCGCGTAG
- a CDS encoding serine/threonine transporter — protein sequence MNDQANSVDERYATTPATLTSWSRQDTTWMLGLFGTAIGAGTLFLPINAGLGGFWPLVILALLAFPMTFFAHRGLTRFVLSGREGSDITDVVEEHFGIKAGALITLLYFFAIFPILLIYSVALTNTVGSFMEHQLHIMPPPRALLSFVLILGLLAVVRCGEQVIVKAMSLMVYPFIVALLFLAVYLIPHWNGGILSTASVVPAPSALLNTLWLAIPVMVFSFNHSPIISAFAVDQKRQYGVHADERSSQILSRAHLLMVVMVLFFVFSCVLTLSPAQLAEAKAQNLSILSYLANHFNNPTIEFAAPLIAFVAIAKSFLGHYIGASEGLKGLVLKTGRRPEAKRLDRMTAAFMLVVCWIVATLNPSILGMIEALGGPIIASILFLMPMYAIRKVPAMAKYRGQASNVFVTAVGLVAITAVVYSFFA from the coding sequence ATGAATGATCAGGCCAATAGCGTCGACGAACGCTATGCAACGACACCTGCAACCCTCACAAGCTGGAGCCGCCAGGACACCACCTGGATGCTTGGCCTGTTCGGCACCGCCATTGGCGCCGGTACGCTGTTCTTGCCGATCAACGCGGGCCTGGGCGGCTTCTGGCCACTGGTGATCCTTGCGCTACTGGCGTTCCCGATGACCTTCTTCGCCCACCGTGGCCTGACCCGTTTCGTGCTGTCCGGCCGTGAAGGTTCCGATATCACCGACGTGGTCGAAGAACACTTCGGCATTAAAGCCGGTGCGCTGATCACCTTGCTGTACTTCTTCGCAATCTTCCCGATCCTGCTGATCTACAGCGTGGCGTTGACCAACACGGTCGGCAGCTTCATGGAGCACCAACTGCACATCATGCCGCCACCACGCGCGCTGCTGTCGTTCGTGCTGATCCTCGGCCTGCTGGCCGTGGTGCGTTGCGGTGAGCAGGTGATCGTCAAGGCGATGAGCCTGATGGTGTATCCGTTTATCGTCGCCTTGCTGTTCCTGGCGGTGTACCTGATCCCGCACTGGAACGGCGGCATCCTCAGCACCGCCAGCGTGGTGCCTGCGCCGTCTGCGCTGCTCAACACTTTGTGGCTGGCGATTCCGGTGATGGTGTTCTCGTTCAACCATTCGCCGATCATCTCGGCCTTTGCGGTGGACCAGAAGCGCCAGTACGGCGTCCACGCGGATGAGCGCAGCTCGCAGATCCTGTCGCGCGCACATCTGCTGATGGTGGTGATGGTGCTGTTCTTCGTGTTCAGCTGCGTGCTGACCCTGTCGCCGGCGCAGCTTGCCGAGGCGAAGGCACAGAACTTGTCGATCCTGTCGTACCTGGCAAACCACTTCAATAATCCGACCATCGAGTTTGCGGCACCGTTGATCGCGTTTGTGGCGATTGCCAAGTCGTTCCTGGGGCACTACATCGGTGCCAGTGAAGGCCTCAAGGGCCTGGTGCTGAAGACCGGTCGTCGTCCTGAGGCCAAGCGTCTGGACCGGATGACGGCGGCGTTCATGTTGGTGGTGTGCTGGATCGTTGCGACGTTGAACCCAAGCATTCTCGGGATGATTGAGGCGCTCGGCGGTCCGATCATTGCTTCGATCCTGTTTCTGATGCCGATGTATGCCATCCGCAAGGTGCCGGCCATGGCCAAGTACCGTGGGCAGGCGTCCAATGTGTTTGTCACGGCGGTGGGGTTGGTGGCGATTACTGCGGTGGTTTATTCGTTTTTTGCTTGA
- a CDS encoding TetR/AcrR family transcriptional regulator, translating into MPRVSRKQAELNREIIVEAATHLFRERGLHGISLSDVMAAAGLTHGGFYGHFASKEALATEACQQAFEQANLGWQAKIDRSEDQQTAREAVMGPYLTATHRDNPGDGCPVSAFAPDMCHEPADTALQHTFIEGVEKSLEVFAQLQDGDRQAMLAKYAMMIGAVTLARATRGNHLSDEFLAAARNALLAVDSPSSVPA; encoded by the coding sequence ATGCCGCGCGTTTCCCGCAAACAAGCCGAACTCAATCGCGAAATCATCGTCGAGGCGGCCACGCACCTGTTTCGCGAGCGCGGCTTGCACGGTATCAGCCTATCGGACGTCATGGCCGCCGCTGGCCTGACCCACGGCGGTTTCTACGGGCACTTCGCCTCCAAGGAAGCGCTGGCCACCGAAGCCTGCCAGCAGGCCTTCGAGCAAGCGAACCTGGGCTGGCAGGCAAAGATCGATCGCAGTGAAGATCAGCAGACTGCCCGCGAGGCCGTGATGGGGCCTTATCTAACAGCCACCCATCGCGACAACCCTGGAGACGGCTGCCCCGTGTCGGCCTTCGCCCCGGACATGTGCCATGAGCCCGCCGACACTGCCTTGCAACACACCTTTATTGAGGGGGTCGAGAAGTCCCTGGAGGTCTTTGCGCAGCTACAGGATGGAGATCGCCAGGCAATGCTGGCCAAGTACGCAATGATGATCGGCGCAGTGACCCTCGCGCGTGCGACACGTGGCAATCACCTGTCGGATGAATTCCTGGCTGCTGCACGAAATGCCCTACTGGCCGTTGACAGCCCTTCCTCCGTCCCAGCATGA
- a CDS encoding cysteine hydrolase family protein, with amino-acid sequence MADALLIIDMQTGLYDGPEKPFERERVLATINRLIQRARLAGAPIFVARHTGPAGSPIEAGSPLWQLWHELEVDESRDHLFNKTRPSCFLGTNLEAQLRAAQVNELVIVGMKTQFCLDTTCRVAVELGFSVVLPEDGHTCMDTPALKAEAIIEHHNATLAGAFVKRARAVEISF; translated from the coding sequence ATGGCTGACGCCCTGCTGATCATCGACATGCAAACCGGCTTATACGATGGCCCGGAAAAGCCCTTCGAACGTGAACGTGTGCTCGCCACCATTAACCGGCTGATTCAGCGTGCACGCCTGGCTGGCGCCCCGATCTTCGTGGCGCGCCACACCGGGCCGGCAGGTTCACCGATAGAAGCCGGCAGCCCGCTCTGGCAGTTGTGGCATGAGCTTGAGGTGGATGAGTCCCGCGATCACCTGTTCAACAAGACCCGCCCCAGCTGCTTCCTGGGCACAAATCTAGAAGCGCAACTGAGAGCGGCCCAGGTCAATGAACTGGTGATCGTGGGGATGAAAACCCAGTTCTGCCTCGACACCACTTGCCGGGTAGCCGTGGAATTGGGGTTTTCCGTGGTGCTGCCAGAAGACGGCCACACCTGCATGGACACACCGGCACTCAAGGCCGAAGCGATTATCGAGCATCACAATGCGACCCTGGCCGGGGCGTTTGTAAAGCGTGCACGTGCGGTCGAGATAAGCTTCTGA